A stretch of DNA from Thermoanaerobaculia bacterium:
GCGAGATGTAATTTTCGTAGTACGAAGCGTATTCCGACGAAGCCGGTCGCCCGGCCGGAGCAGTGCTCATGGGATCCTCCATTGCAGAAAGATTACCAGCGGGCCGGCCGAAGGCGGCAGCCATTTTCGCGCCCGCAGCCGGGCCGATCCGTTCGGCGCGACGCATCCGCCTTCGCCGAGGCTGCCTCCGTCGCTCTCCGAGCTTCGGCGGACGGGTCGGCGAGGCAAGTCTTCGCGTCCGGGTCGAAGATGGAAGAAGAATCCCCTCAGTTGCGATAACGACGAGGCGTGGGGAGACGCGAGCCCGATCCGCCGTCGCTCTTACGAGCTATGGCGGATTCATCGCCCAGAATCAGACTCTGGACCACGGGCGCGCTCAAACCCTCGATCCGCCGAAGCCTCGGCGAAGGCGGACGGGATGCGGGTCGGTCGCGGCGTCCCGAGGCGTACGGCGACAGTGCGTCGCAGGGCGACGCGAGCGTCACGCGCCCGTCCGGCTCGATGTATCCCCGCGCCGGCTACTCGCCGAGCGGCCAGCGAGATCGGGCGTTCACGGCGGCGAAATCCTTCGCGCCCTCGCGCCGGAACTTTCGGAGCCCCGCGAACGCGATCATCGCGGCGTTGTCGCCGGTCAATGCCCGGTCGGGGAGGAAGATCGCGATGCCGCGCTCTTCGGCCCATTTCGCGATCGTCGTCCGGATCTCGGAGTTCGCGGCCACGCCGCCGGAGAGGGCGACCCGCTCGATCTCCTCGCGCCGGCGCACGGCCTCGAGCCGGTCGACGAGCTGATCGACGATCGAGCGCTGGAAACCGGCGAGGAGATCCGCGAGCTCCCCGGTCACCTCCTCCTCGCGCCGGTCTCCCTCGATTCCCCGCGCCTCGAATTCGCGAACGAGCTGCGATTTGAGTCCGGAGAACGTGAAGTCGAGCGACCCGTCGTTGAAGCGCCCGATCTTGAACGGAAACCGCCGGGCGTTGGCGCGGGCGGCGATGCGGTCGACGATCGGGCCTCCCGGATAGCCGAGGCCGGCCCGGCGCGCGACCTTGTCGAACACCTCTCCCGGCGCGTCGTCTCCCGCCCGGGCGATCGGAACGATCGCGTCTTCCTCGACCCGCACGAGCTCGGCGTGGCCGCCCGAGACGACGAGGCCGTGGAAAGGATGGACGATCGCCGCCGCCGGCTCTCCCTTCGCCGAGAGATAGGGCGAGTAGAGATGGCCCTCGAGGTGCGATACGGGCTCGAGAGGGATCCCGCGCGCGAAGGCGATGGCCTTCGCCGCGGAGAGGCCGACGAGGAGCGCCCCGATCAGTCCCGG
This window harbors:
- the tsaD gene encoding tRNA (adenosine(37)-N6)-threonylcarbamoyltransferase complex transferase subunit TsaD, translated to MRILGIETSCDETSAAVLDGDGRILSNVVSSQMAMHARYGGVVPEIASRHHLENLPAVLEESLTSAGTALGEIDLLAVTAGPGLIGALLVGLSAAKAIAFARGIPLEPVSHLEGHLYSPYLSAKGEPAAAIVHPFHGLVVSGGHAELVRVEEDAIVPIARAGDDAPGEVFDKVARRAGLGYPGGPIVDRIAARANARRFPFKIGRFNDGSLDFTFSGLKSQLVREFEARGIEGDRREEEVTGELADLLAGFQRSIVDQLVDRLEAVRRREEIERVALSGGVAANSEIRTTIAKWAEERGIAIFLPDRALTGDNAAMIAFAGLRKFRREGAKDFAAVNARSRWPLGE